A genomic stretch from Desulfuromonas acetoxidans DSM 684 includes:
- the rpsK gene encoding 30S ribosomal protein S11, which produces MAKPGKKVVRKSKAKKNIVNGVAHIQATFNNTIVSIADVSGNVISWATAGGSGFKGSRKSTPFAAQVAAETAAKAAQEHGLRNVEVCVKGPGSGRESALRALQSAGLNVTMIKDVTPIPHNGCRPPKRRRV; this is translated from the coding sequence ATGGCTAAGCCAGGTAAAAAAGTTGTAAGGAAAAGTAAGGCGAAAAAAAATATCGTCAATGGTGTTGCCCATATCCAGGCGACATTTAACAATACGATCGTTTCAATTGCCGATGTCAGTGGGAATGTTATCTCCTGGGCAACGGCAGGTGGGTCCGGTTTTAAAGGGTCGCGCAAAAGTACTCCGTTCGCTGCACAGGTTGCTGCAGAAACTGCAGCCAAGGCGGCACAGGAGCATGGCCTGCGTAACGTCGAAGTTTGCGTTAAAGGTCCTGGTTCCGGTCGTGAATCGGCACTGCGTGCACTGCAAAGTGCTGGCCTGAACGTCACGATGATCAAAGATGTGACCCCGATCCCCCACAATGGCTGTCGTCCTCCCAAGCGCCGTCGCGTGTAA
- the rpsM gene encoding 30S ribosomal protein S13 — translation MARIAGIDLPKNKRIEVALTYIYGIGRSTSQHILSQAGVDFSTRSDDLTEAEVGQIRKIIDDELKVEGDLRREVSMNIKRMMDLGNYRGLRHRRGLPVRGQKTKTNARTRKGPRKTVAGKKK, via the coding sequence TTGGCACGTATTGCTGGTATTGACTTACCGAAAAATAAACGAATTGAAGTTGCGCTGACCTATATTTACGGTATCGGACGCTCAACGTCTCAACACATCCTGTCTCAGGCTGGTGTAGATTTTAGTACTCGCTCCGATGATCTGACGGAGGCCGAAGTTGGCCAGATCCGTAAGATTATTGATGATGAGTTGAAGGTAGAAGGTGACCTGCGTCGTGAAGTATCCATGAACATCAAGCGTATGATGGATCTGGGTAACTATCGTGGTCTGCGTCATCGTCGTGGCTTGCCTGTGCGTGGCCAGAAAACGAAAACCAATGCCCGTACCCGTAAGGGACCGCGTAAAACGGTTGCCGGTAAGAAGAAATAA
- the rpmJ gene encoding 50S ribosomal protein L36 codes for MKVRASVKTICDKCKVIKRKGVLRVICENPKHKQRQG; via the coding sequence ATGAAAGTTCGCGCATCTGTAAAAACCATTTGTGATAAATGCAAAGTGATCAAGCGTAAGGGTGTTTTACGTGTGATCTGCGAAAACCCCAAGCATAAGCAAAGACAGGGTTAA
- the map gene encoding type I methionyl aminopeptidase produces the protein MIIVKTPQEIDKMRISCHMVAEILQELREKVVPGITTCELDHIAEQACLKRKAKPAFKGYGGFPCSICASPNHTVVHGFATKQPLVEGDIISIDFGVLYNGFYGDSAVTLPVGDVNREKTRLMEVTKASLDAGIEKVAPGASLSDVSAAVQTVVEAAGYSVVREFVGHGIGRSLHEDPQIPNYGKPGFGPKLKKGMVLAIEPMVNAGTQHVRVLDDGWTAVTQDGRPSAHFEHTVAVTETGYEILTRV, from the coding sequence GTGATTATTGTTAAGACTCCGCAAGAGATCGACAAGATGCGTATTTCTTGTCATATGGTCGCGGAAATTCTTCAGGAACTACGTGAGAAGGTCGTCCCGGGTATTACAACCTGCGAGTTGGATCACATTGCAGAACAAGCTTGTTTGAAGAGGAAAGCTAAGCCTGCTTTTAAAGGATATGGCGGTTTTCCTTGTTCCATTTGTGCTTCACCAAACCACACGGTTGTTCATGGTTTTGCAACTAAGCAACCTCTGGTTGAGGGCGATATTATAAGTATTGACTTTGGTGTCCTTTACAACGGTTTTTATGGCGATTCGGCTGTGACGTTGCCTGTTGGTGACGTTAATCGCGAAAAAACTCGCTTGATGGAGGTTACCAAAGCGTCTCTTGACGCTGGGATAGAAAAGGTCGCACCTGGGGCCTCTCTGTCGGATGTTTCGGCTGCAGTGCAAACTGTTGTCGAGGCTGCAGGCTATTCCGTTGTCAGGGAATTCGTAGGTCACGGTATTGGTCGGTCGTTGCATGAAGATCCACAAATACCGAACTACGGAAAACCCGGTTTCGGTCCCAAGCTGAAAAAGGGAATGGTTCTCGCAATAGAACCGATGGTGAATGCCGGGACTCAGCATGTTCGGGTGCTCGATGATGGGTGGACTGCGGTGACGCAGGATGGTCGCCCGTCTGCACATTTCGAACACACGGTTGCGGTGACTGAAACTGGTTATGAAATACTGACCAGAGTGTAA